A region from the Medicago truncatula cultivar Jemalong A17 chromosome 6, MtrunA17r5.0-ANR, whole genome shotgun sequence genome encodes:
- the LOC11422806 gene encoding AT-rich interactive domain-containing protein 2, producing the protein MANESSLDHLDLVNHKSDGNLLDAKSQNNKCEGVQNFNGDGNEDGNEKFSTGVEDDLATSSVETSENEFHSRKRKRESLSGMINWTKNIAIHPFDPEEYKGGQDFLDQMLWARDVLSVRKHAEPDSGSSSKKVKKMHPSMYEDPVVKLRYSQRQPVPSKPRCSCCISLSVAGNKLHGFITEKKKSTAKAVVNKKKKSKPSVGHRFQAELPQCTGVVYESDSKCLGTQVWPVNEDSKPTTETDLVGRERRGMCSCKVQGSADCVRFHIGANRTELKLELGSAFYHMGFDKMGEEVKFGSFGDGFGRKAIKHPSTDFMECSENTQCFDFE; encoded by the exons ATGGCAAACGAGTCTTCCCTTGATCACCTTGATTTGGTTAACCACAAGAGTGATGGTAATTTATTGGACGCTAAAAGCCAAAACAACAAATGTGAGGGTGTCCAAAATTTTAACGGTGATGGTAATGAGGATGGCAATGAAAAATTCAGCACTGGTGTCGAGGACGATCTAGCCACCTCTTCTGTGGAAACTTCTGAGAATGAATTTCATTCTCGCAAACGTAAAAGGGAATCATTATCAGGAATGATAAACTGGACGAAGAATATCGCAATACATCCGTTTGATCCTGAGGAGTATAAAGGTGGCCAGGACTTTTTAGATCAGATGCTGTGGGCAAGAGATGTTCTGTCGGTCAGAAAGCATGCAGAACCAGACAGTGGGTCATCATCGAAG AAGGTGAAGAAGATGCATCCTTCCATGTATGAGGATCCAGTAGTGAAATTGAGATATAGTCAAAGGCAGCCCGTCCCTTCAAAACCCCGCTGTTCTTGCTGCATTTCACTTTCTGTTGCTGGAAATAAACTGCACGGCTTCAtaactgaaaagaaaaaatcaactgCCAAAGCAGTTgtgaataaaaagaaaaaatctaagCCATCTGTAGGTCATCGTTTCCAAGCGGAACTCCCGCAATGTACTGGTGTAGTTTATGAGAGTGATTCTAAATGCTTAGGCACACAAGTATGGCCTGTTAATGAGGATTCAAAACCTACTACAGAAACAGATCTTGTTGGGAGAGAAAGGCGAGGAATGTGTAGCTGCAAAGTTCAAGGTTCTGCTGACTGTGTAAGATTTCATATTGGTGCAAACAGGACGGAACTGAAGCTTGAATTGGGTTCTGCATTTTACCATATGGGATTTGACAAAATGGGCGAGGAAGTTAAGTTTGGATCATTTGGTGATGGTTTCGGGAGGAAAGCTATCAAGCATCCATCTACGGATTTCATGGAGTGTTCAGAGAACACGCAATGCTTTGATTTTGAGTAG